Below is a genomic region from Mesorhizobium sp. NZP2298.
TCTTTCGGCAAGCCGGCGCTGACCTCGAACACGTCGTCAATGCCTGAGGTGGCGGGCGACAATGCCGTCCTCGTCGACCCGAATGACCCCGAGGCAATCGCCGCTGCATTCCACCGGTTGTGCGTCGATGCGGAATTCCGAAACGGCATCGCCGCGGGCGCGAAAAGGAATGCCGGACGCTTCACCTGGGAAAACCACGCCAAGAGCATGCTGCGGATTTTTGAACAGGCCATCGAGCAAAGACGGAAGGCCCGCGTTTGAAAGTCCTGCACTTCTTCAAGACCTATTGGCCGGATTCGTTCGGCGGCGTGGAGCGCACGATACAGGCCATTGCCCGAAGCACCGCGAGCCACGGCATCGAAACGGACGTGCTGTCATTGAGCCCCACTCCGGCTGAGAACACCCAATGGTTTGACGGCCATATGGCCCATAAGGCCAAGCTCGATTTCGAACTCGCCTCGACCGGATTCTCGCGCTCGGCTTTTCGGAAATTCGCGGAACTCGCCGGGAAGGCCGACCTGCTGCACTACCATTTTCCATGGCCATTGATGGATATGGTGCATTTTCATTCCCGTCACGGCAAACCGGCGGTCGTCACCTATCATTCCGACATCGTCAAACAGAGGCTGATACTGCCTTTCTATCGACCGCTGATGCTGCGTTTCCTGAAGGACGTGGACACGATCGTTGCGACATCCCCGGACTATCTGGGATCGAGCCCTGTCCTCAAAGCCTTCAAGGCCAAATCGATGATCATTCCCATCGGCATCGACGAAACCGCTTACCCCGCGCCGACCGAATCCGACACCATCTGGTGCCAGTCGGCGGTGGCGGAGCCCTTCGTCCTGTTCGTCGGCGTTCTGCGCTACTACAAGGGACTCGATGTGCTGATCGAGGCCGCGGACAGGGT
It encodes:
- a CDS encoding glycosyltransferase, with amino-acid sequence MKVLHFFKTYWPDSFGGVERTIQAIARSTASHGIETDVLSLSPTPAENTQWFDGHMAHKAKLDFELASTGFSRSAFRKFAELAGKADLLHYHFPWPLMDMVHFHSRHGKPAVVTYHSDIVKQRLILPFYRPLMLRFLKDVDTIVATSPDYLGSSPVLKAFKAKSMIIPIGIDETAYPAPTESDTIWCQSAVAEPFVLFVGVLRYYKGLDVLIEAADRVRCKIVIAGSGPIEQQLKLQARTLRRDNVIFLGEVSESHKMALLHSCLGFVFPSNQRSEAYGLSLVEAAMCGKPMISCEIGTGTSYVNKAGETGLVVPPSDPARLAEAINRLVDSPGEAAKWGRAARDRYASLFTSDRMGKAYADLYHQLDSRRH